The following proteins come from a genomic window of Pseudomonas sp. WJP1:
- the glnE gene encoding bifunctional [glutamate--ammonia ligase]-adenylyl-L-tyrosine phosphorylase/[glutamate--ammonia-ligase] adenylyltransferase, whose translation MSLPTLADLPAILLPLVTRAEQSFRAAVSALDDDHGLSTWTAERWAQFARVSAASDFVIEQSVRDPLLLLALVQSGELDRSLAPGEMRAQIAASVDAAETDDQLARALRRQRARHQVRIIWRDLTRQADLVQTCRDLSDMADASIDLAYQWLYTRHCQQFGVPTGRRSGEPQQMVVLGMGKLGAVELNLSSDIDLIFAYPEGGETVGVKRPLDNQEFFIRLGQRLIKALDPMTVDGFVFRVDMRLRPYGSSGALVLSFNALEQYYQDQGRDWERYAMIKSRVVAGDQVAGAQLQDMLRPFVYRRYLDFSAIEALRTMKQLIQQEVRRKGMADNIKLGSGGIREVEFIAQAFQLIHGGRDLSLQQRPLLKVLGTLEGQGYLPPAVINELREGYEFLRYTEHAIQAIADRQTQMLPDGAQDQARIAFMLGFADWPAFHERLMYWRGRVAWHFAQVIADPDEDQGAESEVVVGGEWLPLWEEAQDEEAACRQLQEGGFADATKALKALASLRGSPQLRAMQRLGRERLDAFIPRLLAQAVEHANPDLVLERVLPLVEAVARRSAYLVLLTENPGALRRLLTLCAASPWIAEQITRFPLLLDELLNEGRLFKPPLAPELAAELRERLTRIPEDDLEQQMEALRHFKLAHRLRVAASEIAGSLPLMKVSDYLTWLAEAIVEQVLALAWRQTVAKYGTPLRTDGTLCDPGFIIVGYGKVGGLELGHGSDLDLVFIHDGDPQAETDGPKSIDGAQFFTRLGQRIIHLLTAQTNSGQLYEVDMRLRPSGAAGLLVSSLGAFARYQENEAWTWEHQALVRARVLVGSEDVGRAFEQVRAAILGKARDLPTLRQEVSEMRAKMRDNLGSKSTAAGTGANAFEATAPFDLKQDAGGIVDIEFMVQYAALAWSETHPPLLRWTDNIRILEELEKAGLMPVEDASLLREAYKAYRSAAHRQALQKNAGVIPGDQFADERRQVMRIWRELGLT comes from the coding sequence ATGAGCCTGCCTACGCTTGCCGACCTGCCTGCCATCCTGTTGCCGTTGGTCACCCGCGCCGAGCAGTCGTTCCGTGCTGCCGTCAGCGCGCTGGACGATGACCACGGGCTGTCCACCTGGACCGCTGAACGCTGGGCGCAATTTGCCCGCGTCAGCGCGGCGAGCGACTTTGTCATCGAGCAAAGTGTGCGTGACCCACTGCTGTTGCTGGCGCTGGTGCAGTCCGGCGAACTCGACCGCAGCCTCGCCCCCGGGGAGATGCGCGCGCAAATTGCCGCCAGCGTGGATGCCGCGGAAACAGACGATCAACTCGCTCGTGCCTTGCGCCGTCAGCGCGCGCGCCACCAGGTGCGGATCATCTGGCGCGACCTGACGCGCCAGGCCGATCTGGTGCAGACCTGTCGCGACCTCTCGGACATGGCCGATGCCAGCATCGACCTGGCCTATCAGTGGCTGTACACCCGGCATTGCCAGCAGTTCGGCGTGCCCACCGGCCGGCGCAGCGGCGAGCCGCAGCAGATGGTCGTCCTCGGCATGGGCAAGCTGGGTGCAGTGGAACTCAATCTGTCATCGGACATCGACCTGATCTTTGCCTACCCCGAAGGCGGCGAAACCGTCGGGGTCAAGCGCCCGCTGGACAACCAGGAATTTTTCATTCGTCTCGGCCAGCGCCTGATCAAGGCCCTGGACCCGATGACCGTCGACGGTTTCGTGTTTCGCGTCGACATGCGCCTGCGCCCTTACGGCTCGTCGGGTGCGCTGGTGTTGAGTTTCAATGCGCTGGAGCAGTACTACCAGGACCAGGGTCGCGACTGGGAGCGCTACGCGATGATCAAGTCACGCGTGGTGGCGGGGGACCAAGTGGCCGGTGCGCAACTGCAAGACATGCTGCGACCCTTCGTTTACCGGCGCTATCTGGATTTTTCCGCCATCGAAGCGCTGCGCACCATGAAGCAACTGATCCAGCAGGAAGTGCGGCGCAAGGGCATGGCCGACAACATCAAGCTTGGCTCCGGCGGTATCCGTGAGGTGGAGTTTATCGCCCAGGCCTTCCAGCTGATTCACGGCGGTCGCGACCTGAGCCTGCAACAGCGTCCACTATTAAAAGTGCTGGGCACGCTCGAAGGGCAGGGTTATCTGCCGCCAGCGGTGATCAATGAACTGCGCGAAGGCTACGAATTCCTGCGCTACACCGAGCACGCGATCCAGGCGATTGCCGATCGCCAGACGCAAATGCTGCCCGACGGCGCTCAGGATCAGGCGCGTATTGCCTTCATGCTGGGCTTTGCCGATTGGCCAGCGTTTCATGAGCGCCTGATGTACTGGCGCGGCCGCGTGGCCTGGCACTTCGCTCAGGTGATCGCTGATCCTGACGAGGACCAGGGCGCCGAAAGCGAAGTGGTGGTCGGTGGTGAATGGCTGCCGCTGTGGGAAGAGGCTCAGGATGAAGAAGCGGCCTGCCGACAGTTGCAGGAAGGCGGTTTCGCCGATGCCACCAAGGCACTGAAAGCCTTGGCCAGCCTGCGCGGTAGCCCGCAGTTGCGCGCCATGCAGCGCTTGGGTCGCGAGCGTCTTGATGCCTTTATTCCGCGCTTGCTGGCTCAGGCCGTAGAGCATGCGAATCCCGATCTGGTGCTGGAGCGGGTATTGCCACTGGTTGAAGCCGTGGCGCGGCGATCTGCCTATCTGGTGCTGCTGACCGAAAACCCCGGTGCCTTGCGACGTTTGCTGACTTTGTGCGCGGCCAGTCCCTGGATTGCCGAACAGATCACCCGCTTTCCGTTGCTGCTCGATGAGTTGCTCAACGAGGGCCGGCTGTTCAAGCCGCCGTTGGCACCGGAGCTGGCCGCCGAGTTGCGCGAACGCCTGACCCGGATTCCCGAGGACGACCTCGAGCAGCAAATGGAAGCCTTGCGTCATTTCAAACTGGCGCACCGCTTGCGGGTCGCCGCTTCGGAAATCGCCGGCAGCCTGCCGCTGATGAAAGTCAGCGATTACCTGACCTGGCTCGCCGAAGCGATTGTGGAACAAGTGCTGGCCCTGGCCTGGCGGCAAACGGTCGCCAAGTACGGCACGCCGCTGCGCACCGACGGCACCTTGTGCGACCCCGGCTTCATCATTGTCGGTTATGGGAAAGTCGGTGGCCTGGAATTGGGGCATGGTTCGGATCTGGACCTGGTGTTCATCCATGATGGCGATCCACAGGCGGAAACCGACGGGCCGAAGTCGATCGACGGCGCGCAGTTTTTCACCCGGCTGGGGCAGCGGATCATTCACTTGCTCACGGCGCAGACCAACTCCGGCCAGCTCTATGAAGTCGACATGCGCCTGCGCCCGTCCGGTGCCGCCGGGTTGCTGGTGAGTTCGCTGGGGGCCTTTGCCCGTTATCAGGAAAATGAGGCCTGGACCTGGGAACATCAGGCGCTGGTCAGGGCACGGGTGTTGGTCGGCAGCGAGGATGTCGGCCGGGCGTTCGAGCAGGTTCGCGCGGCGATCCTGGGCAAGGCGCGCGACCTGCCGACCCTGCGCCAGGAGGTCAGCGAGATGCGCGCCAAGATGCGCGACAACCTGGGCAGCAAGAGTACGGCGGCCGGCACCGGGGCAAATGCCTTCGAAGCCACGGCGCCCTTCGACCTCAAGCAGGACGCCGGAGGTATCGTCGATATTGAATTTATGGTGCAATACGCGGCTCTGGCCTGGTCCGAAACACATCCGCCACTGCTGCGCTGGACGGACAACATCCGCATTCTGGAAGAGCTGGAGAAAGCGGGGTTGATGCCCGTTGAGGACGCCAGCCTGTTGCGTGAAGCCTATAAAGCTTACCGCTCCGCCGCCCACCGGCAGGCTTTGCAGAAGA
- the aceE gene encoding pyruvate dehydrogenase (acetyl-transferring), homodimeric type, with protein sequence MQDLDPVETQEWLDALESVLDKEGEDRAHYLMTRMGELATRSGSQLPYAITTPYRNTIPVTHEARMPGDLFMERRIRSLVRWNAMAMVMRTNLKDSDLGGHISSFASSATLYDIGFNYFFQAPTDEHGGDLIYFQGHTSPGVYARAFMEGRITEDQMNNFRQEVDGQGLSSYPHPWLMPDFWQFPTVSMGLGPIQAIYQARFMKYLEHRGFIQPGKQKVWCFLGDGECDEPESLGAISLAGREKLDNLIFVINCNLQRLDGPVRGNGKIIQELEGVFRGAQWNVTKVIWGRFWDPLLAKDVDGILQRRMDEVIDGEYQNYKAKDGAFVREHFFNTPELKAMVEDLSDDEIWKLNRGGHDPYKVYAAYHEAVNHKEQPTVILAKTIKGYGTGAGEAKNTAHNTKKVDVDSLKLFRDRFDIPVKDEELENLPFFKPEAGSAEARYLAERRNALGGFVPQRRAQSFNIPTPPLDTLKAILDGSGDREISTTMAFVRILAQLVKDKEIGPRIVPIIPDEARTFGMEGMFRQLGIYSSVGQLYEPVDKDQVMFYKEDQKGQILEEGINEAGAMSSFIAAGTSYSSHNQPMLPFYIFYSMFGFQRIGDLAWAAGDSRTRGFLIGGTAGRTTLNGEGLQHEDGHSHLLASTIPNCRTYDPTYGYELAVIIQDGMKKMTEEQQDVFYYITVMNESYQQPAMPAGAEEGIKKGMYLLEEDNREAAHHVQLMGSGTILREVREAAKILREQFNVGADVWSVTSFNELRRDGLAVERTNRLHPGQKPKLSYVEECLNGRQGPVIASTDYMKLFAEQIRQWVPSKEFKVLGTDGFGRSDSRKKLRHFFEVDRHFVVLAALEALADRGDIEPKVVAEAIAKFGIDPEKRNPLDC encoded by the coding sequence ATGCAAGACCTCGATCCCGTCGAAACCCAGGAATGGCTGGACGCCCTGGAATCGGTTCTCGACAAAGAAGGCGAAGACCGTGCTCACTATCTGATGACCCGTATGGGTGAACTCGCGACCCGCAGCGGTTCGCAGTTGCCTTACGCCATCACCACGCCTTACCGCAACACCATCCCGGTAACCCACGAAGCACGCATGCCTGGCGACCTGTTCATGGAACGCCGCATTCGCTCGCTGGTGCGCTGGAACGCGATGGCCATGGTAATGCGTACGAACCTGAAAGATTCTGACCTCGGCGGTCACATCTCCAGCTTCGCTTCCAGTGCGACCCTGTATGACATCGGCTTCAACTACTTCTTCCAGGCCCCGACCGACGAACACGGCGGCGACCTGATCTACTTCCAGGGCCACACCTCGCCAGGCGTCTACGCCCGTGCATTCATGGAAGGCCGCATCACCGAAGACCAGATGAACAACTTCCGCCAGGAAGTCGACGGTCAGGGCCTGTCGTCCTACCCTCACCCTTGGCTGATGCCTGACTTCTGGCAGTTCCCGACCGTATCCATGGGTCTGGGCCCGATCCAGGCGATCTACCAGGCACGCTTCATGAAGTACCTGGAACACCGCGGCTTCATCCAGCCAGGCAAACAGAAAGTCTGGTGCTTCCTGGGCGACGGCGAGTGCGACGAGCCGGAATCCCTGGGCGCCATCTCCCTGGCCGGCCGCGAGAAACTGGACAACCTGATCTTCGTCATCAACTGCAACCTGCAGCGCCTCGACGGCCCGGTTCGCGGCAACGGCAAGATCATCCAGGAACTCGAAGGCGTGTTCCGCGGTGCTCAATGGAACGTGACCAAAGTCATCTGGGGCCGTTTCTGGGACCCACTGCTGGCCAAGGACGTCGACGGCATCCTGCAACGTCGCATGGACGAAGTCATCGACGGCGAGTACCAGAACTACAAAGCCAAAGACGGCGCGTTCGTGCGTGAACACTTCTTCAACACGCCTGAACTCAAGGCGATGGTCGAAGACCTGTCCGACGACGAGATCTGGAAACTCAACCGTGGCGGCCACGACCCGTACAAGGTCTACGCGGCGTACCACGAAGCGGTCAACCACAAAGAACAACCAACCGTCATCCTGGCCAAGACCATCAAGGGTTATGGCACCGGTGCCGGCGAAGCGAAGAACACTGCGCACAACACCAAGAAAGTCGACGTCGACAGCCTGAAGTTGTTCCGCGATCGTTTCGACATCCCGGTCAAGGACGAAGAGCTGGAAAACCTGCCGTTCTTCAAACCGGAAGCAGGCAGCGCCGAAGCCCGTTACCTGGCCGAGCGTCGCAATGCCCTGGGCGGTTTCGTACCACAGCGTCGCGCTCAAAGCTTCAACATCCCGACCCCGCCACTGGACACCCTCAAGGCGATCCTCGACGGCTCGGGCGACCGTGAAATCTCCACCACCATGGCCTTCGTGCGGATCCTCGCGCAACTGGTCAAGGACAAGGAAATCGGCCCGCGCATCGTGCCGATCATCCCGGACGAAGCCCGTACCTTCGGTATGGAAGGCATGTTCCGTCAGTTGGGCATCTACTCCTCCGTCGGCCAGCTCTACGAGCCAGTCGATAAAGACCAGGTGATGTTCTACAAGGAAGACCAGAAGGGCCAGATCCTCGAAGAAGGCATCAACGAAGCGGGCGCCATGAGCTCCTTCATCGCTGCCGGTACTTCGTACTCCAGCCACAACCAGCCAATGCTGCCGTTCTACATCTTCTACTCGATGTTCGGCTTCCAGCGTATCGGCGACCTCGCGTGGGCCGCTGGCGACAGCCGTACCCGTGGCTTCCTGATCGGCGGCACCGCCGGCCGTACCACCCTCAACGGTGAAGGCCTGCAACACGAAGACGGTCATAGCCACCTGCTGGCTTCGACCATCCCGAACTGCCGCACCTATGATCCAACCTACGGCTACGAGCTGGCGGTGATCATCCAGGACGGCATGAAGAAGATGACCGAAGAGCAACAGGACGTCTTCTACTACATCACCGTGATGAACGAGTCCTACCAGCAGCCAGCCATGCCGGCCGGTGCCGAAGAAGGCATCAAGAAAGGCATGTACCTGCTCGAGGAAGACAACCGCGAAGCGGCGCACCACGTTCAGCTGATGGGCTCCGGCACCATCCTGCGTGAAGTCCGTGAAGCCGCGAAGATCCTGCGTGAACAGTTCAACGTCGGCGCCGACGTGTGGAGCGTGACCAGCTTCAACGAACTGCGTCGCGACGGCCTGGCCGTTGAGCGCACCAACCGTCTGCACCCTGGCCAGAAGCCTAAGCTGAGCTATGTGGAAGAGTGCCTGAACGGCCGTCAAGGTCCGGTGATTGCCTCTACCGACTACATGAAACTGTTCGCCGAGCAGATCCGTCAGTGGGTACCGTCCAAGGAATTCAAAGTCCTGGGCACCGACGGTTTCGGCCGCAGCGACAGCCGCAAGAAACTGCGTCATTTCTTCGAAGTCGACCGTCATTTCGTGGTGTTGGCAGCCCTTGAAGCACTGGCTGACCGTGGCGATATCGAACCTAAAGTGGTGGCTGAAGCCATCGCCAAGTTCGGGATCGACCCGGAAAAACGCAACCCACTGGACTGCTGA